Proteins from a single region of Desulfolutivibrio sulfoxidireducens:
- the ruvA gene encoding Holliday junction branch migration protein RuvA: MIGYVRGELLSRGERGALVLTPGGVGYEIRLPASASAALPARGEVVEFYVHTVVREDAIDLYGFSSLDDRAVFETLLGISKLGPKTALAILSVYDATALRGLAAGNDPDLLARVPGIGKKSAQRIFLELKYKLDMGGGPAAMPAPGGGATVFSDALAGLCNLGYGEAQAASVLRAALDEEPDLDVSQALRQALKRLAKDRA; the protein is encoded by the coding sequence ATGATCGGATACGTGCGGGGCGAGCTTCTTTCCCGGGGCGAGCGGGGGGCCTTGGTGCTCACCCCGGGCGGGGTGGGCTACGAGATTCGCCTGCCCGCGTCCGCGTCCGCCGCGCTTCCGGCCCGGGGCGAGGTGGTGGAGTTTTACGTGCACACCGTGGTCCGCGAGGACGCCATCGACCTGTACGGGTTTTCCAGCCTGGACGACCGGGCGGTCTTCGAGACCCTTCTTGGCATCTCCAAGCTCGGGCCGAAAACCGCCCTGGCCATCCTGTCGGTCTACGACGCCACGGCCCTGCGCGGCCTGGCCGCCGGAAACGATCCGGACCTTTTGGCCCGGGTGCCGGGCATCGGCAAGAAATCCGCCCAGCGTATCTTCCTGGAACTCAAATACAAATTGGATATGGGGGGCGGGCCGGCGGCCATGCCCGCGCCAGGCGGCGGGGCCACGGTTTTTTCCGACGCCCTGGCCGGGCTGTGCAACCTGGGCTACGGCGAGGCGCAGGCCGCGTCCGTGCTGCGGGCCGCGCTTGATGAGGAACCCGACCTGGACGTGTCCCAGGCCCTGCGCCAGGCCCTCAAGCGACTGGCCAAGGATCGGGCGTGA
- the ruvC gene encoding crossover junction endodeoxyribonuclease RuvC gives MASGGTVVLGLDPGSRCTGYGLVLEVSGQVSLIAAGTIRTERETDLGARLGLIFSGVAGLIELHGPSEAAVESVFVSANPASALKLGQARGAALAACGTRGVPVFAYEPTLVKKSLVGTGRAEKSQIAFMVGRVLGCREVMAKDASDALAVAVCHLNRKRFLKLCGAP, from the coding sequence GTGGCATCCGGCGGCACGGTGGTCCTGGGGCTTGATCCGGGTTCCCGGTGCACCGGATACGGCCTGGTCCTCGAGGTCTCGGGCCAGGTGTCCCTGATTGCGGCCGGGACCATCCGCACCGAGCGCGAAACAGACCTCGGCGCCAGGCTGGGGCTGATTTTTTCCGGCGTGGCCGGGCTTATCGAACTCCACGGCCCGAGCGAGGCGGCCGTCGAGAGCGTGTTCGTGTCCGCCAACCCGGCCTCGGCCCTGAAACTGGGGCAGGCCCGGGGGGCGGCCCTGGCCGCCTGCGGGACGCGGGGCGTTCCGGTCTTCGCCTACGAGCCGACCCTGGTCAAAAAAAGCCTGGTCGGTACGGGCCGGGCCGAGAAATCGCAGATCGCCTTCATGGTGGGGAGGGTGCTCGGATGCCGCGAGGTCATGGCCAAGGACGCCTCCGACGCCCTGGCCGTGGCCGTGTGTCACCTCAATCGGAAACGTTTTTTGAAACTGTGCGGGGCGCCATGA
- a CDS encoding YebC/PmpR family DNA-binding transcriptional regulator, with amino-acid sequence MAGHSKWKNIQARKSVQDVKKGKTFTKVTKELMLAARAGGGDPNTNARLKSAIAAAKVANLPKDKIDTAIKKGTGELAGENFDEVTYEGYGPGGVAILVEAATDNRNRTVAEVRHIMSKNGGSMGEAGCVGWMFVKKGILTFAKDAYSEDQVMEVGLEHGADEVADEGDVWEVHTAPEAFEAARQGFEAAGMVCQEAEISMVPANTVAVDAEAGAKIIRLMEALEDNDDVQKVHSNFDLPDDVLAQMG; translated from the coding sequence ATGGCCGGACATAGCAAGTGGAAGAACATCCAGGCCCGCAAGTCGGTGCAGGACGTCAAAAAGGGCAAGACCTTCACCAAGGTGACCAAGGAACTCATGCTGGCCGCCAGGGCCGGGGGCGGGGACCCGAACACCAACGCCCGCCTGAAATCGGCCATCGCCGCGGCCAAGGTGGCCAACCTGCCCAAGGACAAGATCGACACGGCCATAAAAAAAGGCACGGGCGAGCTTGCCGGGGAAAATTTCGACGAGGTCACCTACGAGGGCTACGGGCCGGGTGGGGTGGCCATCCTGGTCGAGGCCGCGACCGACAACCGCAATCGCACCGTGGCCGAGGTGCGCCACATCATGAGCAAGAACGGCGGCTCCATGGGCGAGGCCGGGTGCGTGGGCTGGATGTTCGTCAAAAAGGGCATCCTGACCTTTGCCAAGGACGCGTATTCCGAGGACCAGGTCATGGAGGTGGGGCTGGAGCACGGCGCGGACGAGGTGGCCGACGAGGGCGACGTGTGGGAGGTGCATACCGCCCCCGAGGCCTTCGAGGCCGCCCGCCAGGGCTTCGAGGCCGCGGGCATGGTCTGCCAGGAGGCCGAGATCTCCATGGTCCCGGCCAACACCGTGGCTGTGGACGCCGAGGCCGGGGCGAAAATCATCCGGCTCATGGAGGCCCTGGAGGACAACGACGACGTGCAAAAGGTCCATTCCAACTTCGACCTGCCGGACGACGTCCTGGCCCAGATGGGCTAG
- a CDS encoding RlmE family RNA methyltransferase, with amino-acid sequence MKKYQDHYFKKAKQESYPARSVYKLQEIQKQCSLLGPGQTVLDLGASPGSWTLFCAEKVGTNGRVLAVDVNPPGISFPPVVTFVEDDAFAPGPELTAALEDHAPFDVVVSDMAPKTTGVKFADQANSLELCERALAMARAFLKPGGRLVVKIFQGPDVKAFSDDMRRSFATVKAIKPKSSRPESKEIFYVGLGFRPG; translated from the coding sequence ATGAAAAAATATCAGGACCACTATTTCAAGAAAGCCAAACAGGAGAGCTACCCGGCCCGCTCGGTCTACAAGCTACAGGAAATCCAGAAACAATGCAGCCTTCTCGGACCCGGCCAGACCGTGTTGGATCTGGGCGCGTCCCCCGGCTCCTGGACCCTTTTTTGCGCCGAAAAGGTCGGCACGAATGGCCGGGTGTTGGCTGTGGATGTCAATCCCCCTGGCATCTCGTTCCCACCGGTGGTGACCTTCGTCGAGGACGACGCCTTCGCCCCGGGCCCGGAACTTACGGCGGCCCTCGAGGATCACGCCCCCTTCGACGTGGTCGTCAGCGACATGGCCCCCAAGACCACGGGCGTAAAATTCGCCGACCAGGCCAATTCCCTGGAGTTGTGCGAGCGGGCGCTTGCGATGGCCCGGGCCTTTCTCAAGCCTGGGGGGCGTCTGGTGGTCAAGATTTTCCAAGGGCCTGATGTCAAGGCCTTTTCGGACGACATGCGGAGAAGTTTCGCCACGGTCAAGGCCATAAAGCCGAAAAGCTCCCGGCCCGAGAGCAAGGAGATTTTTTACGTGGGGCTCGGGTTTCGTCCGGGATAA
- a CDS encoding glycosyltransferase family protein has product MHDGETRPKRLSVHNELGQTHSLADCRESFARMGEQRGPALFLGLGPSPWRIPTFVPQAWDKSFYVECPACEAQMPAHWREGIPAHFQPIPARVVLEGGWPGPVFFYLPGLKHFPSFWGPLWAKIRVDDIRAKARDHRSAHPSPAARTVILPGTERGLLVPEISQAFVEAGFSVMVMDPARTLEDIPGLLAQGRPDLFFSVNFQGLDEYGRVFHLLRAAGVAVAAWCVDNPFHLISRLRSPFWRQMPVFVTDDWFLGSLAGQGAQRVFHLPLAANPRFLGSRPESPPEVASGLGDKVVFVGRSEFPGKRGFFSGCHPPAELSAMARDMIARGGRPHFGWWVDRLGITSLWPGNEVRLAGCGAEEAGRARRVEVLSRVSRDGRLAVFGDVRWEELLPSQSCRGPLDYYGSLAAVYGASGVSLNVTGLLLPHGLTQRHFDVWAAGGVLVSDDTPGLALFPEKLGREIVFSRPDEAATLAERMLAERDLRGDLSRAWRTEIMARHTYGARVAEALNRLEISRSLT; this is encoded by the coding sequence ATGCACGACGGCGAAACGCGGCCCAAGCGCCTCTCGGTGCACAACGAGCTCGGCCAAACGCACTCGTTGGCCGACTGCCGGGAGAGCTTCGCCCGCATGGGTGAACAGCGCGGCCCGGCGCTTTTTTTGGGCCTTGGCCCCAGCCCCTGGCGCATTCCCACCTTTGTGCCCCAGGCCTGGGACAAAAGCTTCTACGTGGAGTGTCCGGCCTGCGAGGCCCAGATGCCAGCGCACTGGCGCGAGGGCATCCCGGCGCACTTCCAGCCCATCCCGGCGCGGGTGGTCCTTGAGGGCGGCTGGCCGGGTCCGGTTTTTTTCTACCTGCCGGGGCTGAAGCACTTTCCCTCGTTCTGGGGGCCGCTATGGGCAAAAATCAGGGTGGACGACATCCGCGCAAAGGCGCGCGACCACAGGTCCGCGCACCCCTCCCCGGCCGCCCGAACGGTGATCCTGCCAGGCACGGAGCGGGGCCTCTTGGTGCCCGAAATATCCCAGGCCTTTGTCGAGGCCGGCTTCTCCGTGATGGTCATGGACCCGGCGCGGACACTGGAAGACATTCCCGGACTTTTGGCTCAGGGCCGGCCGGATCTTTTTTTCAGCGTCAATTTCCAGGGGCTGGACGAATACGGCCGGGTCTTCCACCTGCTGCGCGCCGCCGGGGTAGCGGTTGCCGCCTGGTGCGTGGACAACCCCTTCCACCTGATAAGCCGCCTGCGTTCGCCTTTCTGGAGACAGATGCCCGTTTTCGTCACCGACGACTGGTTCCTTGGTTCCCTGGCCGGACAGGGGGCGCAGCGCGTCTTTCACCTGCCCCTGGCCGCGAACCCGCGCTTTTTGGGCTCACGGCCAGAGTCCCCGCCCGAGGTCGCCTCCGGTCTCGGCGACAAGGTGGTGTTCGTGGGACGCAGCGAATTTCCTGGCAAGCGCGGCTTTTTTTCCGGCTGCCACCCCCCGGCCGAACTTTCGGCCATGGCCCGGGATATGATCGCCAGGGGGGGACGGCCGCATTTCGGCTGGTGGGTGGACCGCCTCGGCATCACCAGCCTGTGGCCGGGAAACGAGGTGCGCCTGGCCGGATGCGGGGCCGAGGAGGCCGGCCGGGCGCGGCGGGTCGAGGTCTTGTCCCGGGTGTCGCGCGACGGGAGGCTTGCGGTCTTCGGCGACGTGCGGTGGGAGGAACTCTTGCCGAGCCAAAGCTGCCGGGGGCCGCTTGATTATTACGGGTCGCTGGCGGCGGTGTACGGGGCCTCGGGGGTCAGTCTCAACGTGACCGGCCTGCTTCTGCCGCACGGCCTGACCCAGCGACATTTCGACGTCTGGGCCGCTGGCGGGGTCCTGGTGTCCGACGACACCCCGGGCCTGGCCCTGTTTCCCGAAAAACTTGGCCGGGAAATCGTGTTTTCCCGCCCGGACGAGGCGGCGACGCTCGCGGAAAGGATGCTTGCCGAACGCGATCTTCGCGGCGACCTCTCCCGGGCCTGGCGGACGGAGATCATGGCCCGTCACACCTACGGGGCCAGGGTGGCCGAGGCGCTCAATCGCCTTGAGATTTCCCGGAGCCTGACGTAA
- a CDS encoding ABC transporter ATP-binding protein: MENVIEIRGLRHAYGDRVIHKGLDLDVTRGRIVGLLGKNGVGKTTLMNILMGFLRPAAGRCSVFGEPSHSLSPATRRRVGLLFEGHLAYDFMNIAQIERFYSQFYPSWNPHRFRDLMGRLGLPASHRIRHMSEGQRSQVVLGLLFAQEPDLLLLDDYAMGLDAGYRRLFVDYLSDFAREKGRTVFLTSHVIEDMERLVDDIVLLRKGHLAQRMPLNTFRNRFSCYSLPRQGHPTPEPDDIIFNVERASGDRFEVFSFKAQQDVAAALAAKGFSLEGMRRETMGLEDAFVGYTGRY; the protein is encoded by the coding sequence ATGGAAAACGTCATTGAAATCCGTGGACTGCGGCATGCCTACGGCGACCGGGTGATCCATAAGGGACTTGATCTCGACGTGACCCGGGGCAGGATCGTGGGACTTCTTGGCAAAAACGGGGTCGGCAAGACCACCCTGATGAACATCCTCATGGGATTTTTGCGTCCAGCCGCCGGACGGTGCTCGGTCTTCGGCGAGCCGTCCCACTCCTTAAGCCCTGCCACCAGACGTCGGGTCGGGCTGCTCTTCGAGGGGCATTTGGCCTACGACTTCATGAATATCGCCCAGATCGAACGCTTTTATTCCCAGTTCTATCCCTCCTGGAATCCCCACCGCTTCCGGGACCTCATGGGCCGCCTGGGACTTCCCGCCAGCCACCGCATCCGGCACATGTCGGAGGGACAACGCTCCCAGGTGGTGCTGGGGCTGCTTTTTGCCCAGGAACCCGACCTGCTTCTGCTCGACGACTACGCCATGGGCCTGGACGCGGGCTACCGGCGGCTTTTCGTGGACTATCTGTCCGACTTCGCGCGGGAGAAAGGCCGGACCGTGTTTCTGACCTCGCATGTCATCGAGGACATGGAACGGCTCGTGGACGATATCGTGCTCCTTCGCAAGGGGCATTTGGCACAGAGAATGCCACTGAATACGTTTCGCAATCGCTTTTCTTGCTACTCCCTGCCGCGCCAGGGTCACCCGACCCCCGAACCCGATGACATCATTTTCAATGTCGAACGAGCCTCCGGAGACCGCTTCGAGGTCTTTTCCTTCAAGGCGCAACAGGACGTGGCCGCCGCGCTGGCCGCCAAGGGCTTCTCCCTGGAGGGCATGCGCCGGGAGACCATGGGACTCGAGGACGCCTTTGTCGGCTACACAGGCAGGTATTAA
- a CDS encoding DUF4857 domain-containing protein: MTTIARNALLLLHCLLCAIWIPTALDAALDLRSVRGVILHSPVTGGFLIQEYLPPWQRDALPADQAALVEHGLIHRTDDGTVISRERFENDLPFLYAEAMRVRGLLPVRVGETTYDLEALRQGKLILGLRPSEVPLNRNDPGLYALLDSRPDRVNLLFPEDRFRLRERLEFVNADVNAPDPTITRAANAALESAGFVFPASAAFGRDTIIKPWDAGWFLLDATGGLFNLRRIRDEFVTARVALPEGVRAVHVQVQETRDGNVAGLVLGDKNDVFLLRSDLSVKRLACDGYEPTRHWLKVVIDPVSETCVYDDEAFITAIRRPHGQDGPITRITRNVPSHAVGPGRAVSWLLAPLRLTLLPEDTGFVSPRLAAGGFWSLAGSLLWGLAAFVAAARRTDPATAITALVWGALGGVAGTTAVIMWMPRTPRSQSAIARQRLTPQENAG; the protein is encoded by the coding sequence ATGACCACCATCGCCAGAAACGCCCTCCTTCTGCTCCATTGTCTGCTGTGCGCCATCTGGATCCCTACCGCCCTGGACGCCGCCCTGGATCTGCGATCCGTGCGCGGGGTCATCCTGCACAGCCCCGTGACCGGAGGTTTTCTGATCCAGGAATACCTCCCCCCATGGCAGCGGGACGCGCTGCCGGCCGATCAGGCGGCCCTGGTCGAACACGGCCTGATCCATCGCACCGATGACGGTACGGTCATTTCCCGAGAACGCTTTGAAAACGACCTGCCCTTCCTCTATGCCGAGGCCATGCGGGTTCGGGGGCTTTTGCCCGTGCGCGTCGGGGAAACGACCTATGATCTGGAGGCCCTTCGCCAGGGCAAGCTGATCCTGGGGCTGCGGCCATCGGAAGTCCCCCTCAACCGGAACGATCCGGGCCTGTACGCCCTGCTCGACTCCAGGCCGGACCGGGTGAACCTGCTATTTCCCGAGGACCGCTTCCGGCTGCGGGAACGCCTGGAATTCGTCAACGCGGACGTCAACGCCCCGGACCCGACCATAACCCGGGCGGCCAACGCGGCACTCGAGTCTGCGGGGTTCGTCTTTCCGGCCTCGGCCGCCTTCGGCCGGGACACGATCATCAAACCCTGGGACGCCGGATGGTTCCTTTTGGACGCCACGGGAGGTCTCTTCAACCTGCGCCGGATACGCGACGAGTTCGTGACCGCACGGGTGGCGCTTCCGGAAGGGGTCCGCGCGGTCCATGTCCAGGTCCAGGAGACACGGGACGGCAACGTGGCGGGACTTGTGCTCGGAGACAAAAACGACGTGTTCCTGCTGCGCTCCGACCTATCGGTCAAAAGGCTGGCCTGCGACGGCTACGAGCCGACCCGGCACTGGCTCAAGGTGGTGATCGATCCGGTGAGCGAAACCTGCGTGTATGACGACGAGGCCTTCATCACGGCCATCCGCCGCCCGCATGGCCAAGACGGCCCGATCACCCGGATTACGCGGAACGTCCCGTCGCATGCCGTGGGACCGGGCCGGGCCGTGTCCTGGCTCCTGGCTCCGCTTCGCCTGACCCTTCTGCCCGAGGACACCGGCTTCGTGTCCCCGCGCCTTGCCGCTGGCGGATTCTGGTCCCTTGCCGGAAGCCTTCTCTGGGGTCTTGCGGCCTTCGTCGCGGCCGCGCGGCGAACAGATCCAGCCACAGCCATCACGGCCCTGGTCTGGGGGGCGCTCGGCGGCGTGGCCGGAACCACGGCCGTGATCATGTGGATGCCGCGCACGCCTCGGTCCCAGTCGGCCATAGCCCGCCAAAGGCTGACACCCCAGGAAAACGCCGGTTGA
- a CDS encoding tetratricopeptide repeat protein, whose amino-acid sequence MRMLLACILAVGLGLNWASTCAAQAGADADVGYSSGTRRIEEKRPAAPESSGETPATREEAARPRLSIILEGYEKAAPGDRGQAPAAEPTPKPVPETAAEPTSKPVPETVVEPTPKPVPEPAVSSPAIPAVPTPSPGAVVNQAPVKPGRKPAQQSPAPAPAMSRPAVPGRPSPVLAMIESTLRGNFGNTRAIERNMSPKFFHASVDKAAGAKQSALGNDLLNKKDKPAEALAAYESAYAHDPSSSEITGSYGYALFRNGRFEAARDMELESLEISPGYAAAWFVLGQIYGFLKQEDMAYASFVNTCIFTKNIKTSLGFLDRERVRSADVCVQRAAGRALDVCRRMGGVEEGAGVVSPVPASPEPGAVETSPPATGGRKIGKIDIMAVVFASKNFQGIMAKMVDVPKPQRDKRLEELLSPLLNEVREALRGYAERNGYQAVILAEKENSLRQAGVVSERELALVDVSDEFLAFLNSNAGRHFRKTAPIDDLTPAIVALVQKR is encoded by the coding sequence ATGCGCATGCTTTTGGCGTGTATTCTGGCCGTTGGATTGGGCCTGAACTGGGCGTCCACCTGCGCCGCCCAGGCCGGGGCCGATGCGGATGTGGGGTATTCCTCGGGGACGAGGCGGATCGAGGAGAAGCGGCCGGCCGCCCCGGAATCGTCGGGCGAAACCCCCGCCACCAGGGAGGAAGCGGCTCGTCCCCGGCTCTCGATCATCCTGGAGGGATATGAAAAGGCCGCGCCCGGGGACCGTGGTCAGGCCCCGGCCGCCGAACCGACCCCGAAACCGGTCCCGGAAACGGCCGCCGAACCGACCTCGAAACCGGTCCCGGAAACGGTCGTCGAACCGACCCCGAAACCCGTCCCGGAACCGGCCGTAAGTTCGCCGGCCATTCCGGCCGTGCCCACCCCGTCCCCGGGGGCGGTCGTGAACCAGGCTCCGGTCAAACCCGGGCGCAAGCCGGCCCAACAAAGCCCCGCGCCCGCGCCGGCCATGTCGCGCCCCGCTGTTCCCGGGCGTCCCTCGCCCGTCTTGGCCATGATCGAAAGCACGCTTCGCGGGAATTTCGGCAATACTCGGGCCATTGAGCGCAACATGTCGCCAAAGTTTTTTCACGCCTCCGTGGACAAGGCCGCGGGCGCCAAACAAAGCGCTCTCGGGAATGATCTGCTCAATAAAAAAGACAAACCGGCCGAGGCGTTGGCAGCCTACGAGTCCGCCTATGCCCATGATCCGTCGAGTTCGGAGATCACCGGCAGCTATGGATACGCCCTTTTTCGCAATGGCCGTTTCGAGGCGGCCCGGGACATGGAACTCGAGTCTCTGGAGATATCCCCGGGATATGCGGCGGCCTGGTTTGTTCTGGGACAGATCTACGGCTTCCTCAAGCAGGAGGACATGGCCTACGCCAGCTTTGTGAATACCTGCATTTTCACCAAAAACATCAAAACCTCCCTGGGGTTCTTGGATCGTGAGAGGGTGCGATCCGCGGATGTATGCGTTCAAAGAGCCGCCGGCCGGGCCCTTGATGTCTGCCGAAGGATGGGCGGCGTCGAGGAGGGGGCCGGCGTGGTGTCCCCTGTCCCGGCGTCGCCCGAGCCGGGCGCCGTCGAAACGTCCCCGCCCGCGACGGGAGGTCGGAAAATCGGCAAGATCGACATAATGGCCGTGGTGTTCGCCAGCAAAAATTTCCAGGGGATCATGGCCAAGATGGTGGATGTGCCCAAGCCGCAACGCGACAAACGGCTCGAGGAATTGCTCTCCCCGCTCCTCAACGAGGTCCGCGAGGCCCTGCGCGGTTATGCGGAAAGAAACGGCTATCAGGCCGTCATCCTGGCCGAAAAGGAGAATTCCCTGCGCCAGGCGGGCGTCGTGTCGGAGCGGGAACTGGCCCTTGTCGACGTCAGCGACGAGTTCCTGGCCTTTCTCAACAGCAACGCCGGCCGACACTTCCGCAAGACCGCTCCCATCGACGACCTGACCCCGGCGATCGTGGCCTTGGTGCAAAAACGCTGA
- a CDS encoding IS3 family transposase (programmed frameshift), whose amino-acid sequence MSKRRKFSAEFKAKVALEALSGELTLSELASKYDVHQTVIAGWKRQAKEGMVASFSGKTAAVEKDAAAEIMELHAKIGQLTVEKDFLERAFKTVSRQRRRGMVDRDHPRLSISRQCRMLGLAKSTWYHRPTGEKIVNLDLMRRIDEQFLETPFYGSRQMQRRLNNQGIAVGRARVRRLMRKMGLMAIYQKPRTSVPHPEHNVYPNLLRGLQIDRPDHVWCADITYVPMNRGFLYLVAIMDWHSRAVLSWGLSNTMDTDFCVAALEEAMGRYGVPEIFNTDQGSQFTSQAFTQALKDADVSISMDGKGRWMDNVFIERLWRSVKWECVSLRELETGSQARQAIGNWVRFHNEQRPHTAFDGRRPMDVY is encoded by the exons ATGTCCAAGCGACGGAAGTTTTCGGCTGAGTTTAAGGCCAAGGTGGCGCTTGAAGCCCTGTCCGGCGAGTTGACCTTGAGCGAGTTGGCCAGCAAGTACGACGTACACCAAACGGTGATCGCGGGCTGGAAGCGTCAGGCCAAGGAAGGCATGGTGGCGTCCTTTTCCGGGAAAACGGCGGCCGTGGAAAAAGATGCCGCTGCCGAGATCATGGAATTGCATGCCAAGATCGGCCAACTCACGGTGGAAAAGGATTTTTTAGAGCGAGCCTTC AAAACGGTGAGTCGCCAGCGAAGGCGTGGGATGGTTGATCGTGATCATCCTCGACTCAGTATTTCCCGTCAGTGCCGGATGCTCGGGCTGGCCAAGTCGACATGGTATCATCGCCCCACAGGCGAAAAAATCGTAAATCTCGATCTGATGCGGCGTATTGACGAGCAATTTTTGGAAACGCCGTTTTACGGCTCACGGCAGATGCAACGGCGCTTAAACAATCAGGGCATCGCGGTGGGGCGTGCTCGAGTCAGGCGCTTGATGCGCAAGATGGGGCTGATGGCCATTTATCAGAAACCAAGGACCAGCGTCCCGCATCCTGAGCACAATGTTTACCCGAACCTGCTGCGTGGTTTACAGATTGATCGACCGGATCACGTGTGGTGCGCCGATATCACGTATGTGCCAATGAATCGAGGATTCCTGTATCTGGTGGCGATCATGGACTGGCACAGCCGGGCGGTGCTGTCCTGGGGGTTGTCCAACACCATGGATACGGATTTCTGCGTGGCCGCCTTGGAAGAAGCCATGGGGAGATATGGTGTTCCGGAAATCTTCAACACGGACCAGGGGTCGCAATTTACCAGCCAGGCATTCACTCAGGCCCTCAAGGACGCCGACGTATCCATTTCCATGGATGGCAAGGGCCGGTGGATGGACAATGTCTTCATCGAACGCCTGTGGCGTTCGGTGAAATGGGAGTGCGTCTCCCTGCGAGAGCTGGAAACCGGCAGCCAGGCCCGGCAGGCGATTGGAAACTGGGTCCGTTTTCACAATGAGCAGCGACCGCATACGGCTTTTGACGGTCGTCGGCCCATGGATGTATACTGA
- a CDS encoding alpha/beta fold hydrolase, producing MIHRLRLTGVTICVSCLLMILFGISASLSWAKDIIPVGEKVAVDAKGHDIYQINANGIRIGYKLVGSGEPLLLLTGLGGTMESWVPEFIEEASKKHQLIVMDNRGMGYTTENGQQFTYRLFAQDVIGLLDSLGVQKTNVLGYSQSSVTTQNLLLYFPDRINKAIIHATSIDGKAVADVFKHIALPDNPTIKKQIQAAMGWKTPLKKMALIKNQVMLLVGTADTVVGTKSSKILASLIPGAWLVQFKGGTHHLQFEAPAAFTRIVLTFLAMDETVPAKQNP from the coding sequence ATGATCCATCGTTTAAGACTCACAGGAGTCACCATCTGCGTTTCGTGTCTGCTGATGATACTTTTTGGGATCAGCGCTTCTCTCTCTTGGGCCAAGGACATCATCCCTGTGGGGGAAAAGGTAGCGGTAGATGCCAAAGGCCACGACATTTACCAGATAAACGCCAACGGGATCAGAATCGGGTACAAGTTGGTCGGTTCCGGTGAACCACTGCTGTTGCTTACGGGGCTCGGCGGCACGATGGAGAGCTGGGTGCCTGAATTTATCGAAGAGGCGTCGAAAAAGCATCAATTGATCGTCATGGACAACCGAGGAATGGGGTATACTACGGAGAATGGCCAACAATTCACGTATCGTCTTTTCGCCCAAGACGTTATTGGCTTGTTGGATTCACTTGGAGTCCAAAAAACAAACGTACTTGGGTATTCTCAATCGAGCGTGACCACACAAAATTTGCTTCTTTACTTTCCTGATCGCATCAACAAGGCTATCATCCACGCCACTTCAATCGATGGAAAAGCCGTTGCCGATGTTTTTAAGCACATAGCTTTGCCTGATAATCCTACGATAAAGAAACAAATTCAGGCTGCCATGGGCTGGAAGACTCCTTTGAAAAAGATGGCGCTGATCAAGAATCAGGTCATGTTGCTGGTAGGAACGGCGGATACTGTCGTGGGCACGAAGAGCTCAAAGATTTTGGCTAGTCTAATCCCTGGCGCTTGGTTGGTTCAGTTCAAAGGTGGAACGCACCATTTGCAATTTGAAGCACCCGCCGCATTCACCCGGATCGTCTTGACCTTCTTGGCTATGGACGAAACGGTTCCTGCCAAGCAAAATCCATAG